One segment of Bradyrhizobium sp. CB2312 DNA contains the following:
- a CDS encoding PD-(D/E)XK nuclease family protein — MIRRSTLVVDGPLAIRMQRLKAAREGSTGREIITLPLLAARLAGGFVAPIATDILYPAIQAALAAGGFRDLGRVSSLPGMPRAVLQSLIAIWRADIDLSSLPHVGRFADLCLLETRIRERLPASRMLPRDLRDAALARANFSSSLLGPVTLDGIVEIDAVWRPLLNEIARFTELSWNIPGPTEEQAWFKGFLHRLPVTPQATFSAETSADPKSEVVEALRWVRRLLSSGKANAEDIGIAATSTTDWDDHFLAHANSAGLPLHFSHGIPALSTPDGQACAALADVLTTGLSQERIWRLIRRLPPRPFAGTLPKDWFAGISRGAGLRTLEQWREALIAARSHRADDMAAEDALLPILELLARGPEAGHEAGRLLLSGASLAMWNEALRSAPPHSVSLSLQAMRVRDGRDPANSVVWCPASHLAASPRPFTRLLGLTSRSWPRLENDDPLIPHHLLDRQMLHGLTTADRDRRHFEVICSGTREHLIVSRPQRNAKGSILSPSALYPANELVHKRDRIPEHAFSEADRLLARPRDAGALEHVRQSQSCWRAWQRDETLTRHDGSVAADHPAILAALARTQSTTSLQRLLRDPLGYVWRYALGWRSIRLEGEPLQLDPIAFGELVHELIAGAIIRLEPRLGFARANADEIEAAIAAASSKVLASWPLQRSVPPAILWQHTVKEAARRTAKGLACDDSTRADTRSWSEVPFGQEMRTGGEWPWDETVKVPIEQAGLVFGGRIDRLDIRASGDGAQITDYKSIKPPPKSQRIALGQGRELQRVLYAMAVRILLPEIRTIVTRLIYLADEPARFELKGDELDAAVAEANTYLVAAVQILRSGRIAPRSEQDAVYDDMRLALPADRESYLRRKATDFRAASQKLGKLWYSSK; from the coding sequence ATGATCCGGCGATCAACTCTCGTGGTCGACGGACCGCTTGCGATACGGATGCAGCGCCTAAAGGCGGCGCGCGAAGGAAGCACCGGCCGTGAAATCATCACACTGCCACTCCTTGCCGCCCGTCTTGCCGGCGGATTCGTGGCGCCCATCGCGACCGACATTCTCTATCCCGCCATTCAGGCGGCGCTGGCGGCGGGCGGCTTCCGTGACCTCGGCCGTGTATCGAGCCTGCCGGGGATGCCCCGCGCGGTCCTTCAGTCGCTCATCGCGATCTGGCGCGCCGATATCGATCTTTCGTCCTTGCCGCACGTCGGCCGCTTCGCGGATCTCTGTCTCCTCGAAACACGCATCAGAGAACGCCTTCCCGCCTCCAGGATGCTGCCCCGCGATCTTCGCGACGCTGCATTAGCGCGGGCTAATTTTTCCAGCTCATTGCTCGGGCCGGTCACGCTTGATGGGATCGTTGAGATCGATGCCGTCTGGCGTCCCCTGCTCAACGAGATTGCGCGATTCACCGAGCTCTCCTGGAACATCCCAGGCCCGACGGAGGAGCAGGCGTGGTTCAAGGGCTTCCTCCACCGGCTGCCAGTAACACCGCAGGCGACATTCTCGGCCGAGACAAGCGCAGATCCCAAATCCGAGGTGGTGGAGGCGCTTCGCTGGGTGCGTCGGCTGCTGTCCTCCGGCAAGGCAAACGCGGAGGACATCGGAATTGCGGCGACGTCGACGACGGACTGGGACGACCATTTTCTCGCCCATGCAAATAGTGCGGGCCTACCCCTGCACTTCTCACACGGCATACCGGCGCTGAGCACGCCGGATGGGCAAGCCTGTGCCGCCTTGGCTGACGTTCTGACCACCGGTCTCAGCCAGGAGCGGATTTGGCGTCTCATCAGACGGCTGCCGCCACGGCCCTTCGCGGGCACCCTTCCGAAAGACTGGTTTGCCGGCATATCGCGCGGCGCGGGCCTGAGGACGCTTGAACAGTGGCGCGAGGCGCTCATCGCGGCGAGATCCCATCGCGCGGACGACATGGCTGCCGAAGATGCCTTGCTTCCGATTCTCGAGCTTCTCGCGCGCGGCCCTGAGGCCGGCCACGAAGCCGGCCGGCTTCTGCTCAGCGGCGCGAGCCTCGCCATGTGGAACGAAGCCTTGCGGAGCGCACCACCTCACTCCGTTTCGCTTTCGTTGCAGGCGATGCGGGTGCGCGATGGCCGGGACCCGGCGAACAGCGTTGTGTGGTGCCCTGCTTCGCATCTCGCTGCGAGCCCGCGACCGTTCACGCGACTCCTTGGCCTGACCAGCCGATCCTGGCCTCGGCTCGAGAATGATGATCCTCTGATCCCCCACCATCTTCTCGACCGCCAGATGCTGCATGGATTGACGACAGCAGATCGCGACCGCCGGCACTTCGAGGTCATCTGCAGTGGGACCCGCGAGCACTTGATCGTCTCGCGGCCACAGCGCAATGCAAAGGGGAGCATCCTGTCACCAAGCGCGCTCTATCCCGCGAACGAGCTGGTCCACAAGCGCGACCGCATCCCCGAGCATGCGTTCAGCGAAGCGGACCGGCTTCTGGCGCGGCCGCGCGATGCGGGGGCGCTCGAGCACGTACGACAGAGCCAATCATGCTGGCGCGCCTGGCAGCGGGACGAGACGCTGACACGCCACGACGGTTCGGTGGCAGCCGACCATCCCGCGATCCTGGCCGCTCTCGCCCGGACCCAATCGACGACGTCGCTTCAGCGGCTCCTGCGGGACCCGCTCGGCTACGTCTGGCGCTACGCGCTGGGATGGCGCTCCATCCGCCTGGAGGGCGAGCCGCTTCAGCTTGATCCGATAGCCTTTGGCGAACTGGTGCACGAGCTCATTGCCGGCGCGATAATACGGCTTGAGCCAAGGCTGGGCTTCGCGCGCGCCAACGCGGACGAAATCGAGGCCGCCATTGCGGCAGCATCCAGCAAGGTTCTGGCGTCCTGGCCGCTACAGCGGTCGGTGCCGCCAGCCATCCTCTGGCAACATACCGTGAAGGAAGCCGCTCGCCGCACGGCCAAGGGCCTTGCCTGCGACGATTCGACCAGGGCTGATACGAGGAGCTGGAGCGAAGTCCCGTTCGGCCAGGAGATGCGAACAGGCGGCGAATGGCCTTGGGATGAGACAGTCAAGGTTCCGATCGAGCAAGCGGGTCTTGTGTTTGGTGGTCGGATAGATCGGCTCGACATCCGCGCCTCCGGCGATGGTGCGCAGATCACCGACTACAAGAGCATCAAACCGCCGCCGAAGAGCCAGCGCATTGCGCTCGGACAAGGGCGTGAGCTCCAGCGCGTGCTCTATGCGATGGCCGTCAGGATTTTGCTCCCCGAGATCAGAACTATCGTCACAAGGCTGATCTATCTCGCCGACGAGCCGGCCAGGTTCGAATTGAAGGGCGACGAGCTTGATGCTGCAGTCGCGGAGGCCAACACCTATCTGGTCGCGGCCGTGCAAATCCTACGAAGCGGGCGGATTGCGCCGCGCTCGGAGCAGGACGCGGTCTACGATGATATGCGTCTTGCGCTGCCGGCGGACCGTGAAAGCTATCTCCGTCGCAAGGCCACCGACTTCCGTGCAGCCAGCCAGAAACTTGGCAAGCTCTGGTATTCGTCCAAATGA
- a CDS encoding DUF955 domain-containing protein has translation MKNVSLKDRTIADIDGQVDKVLRGLGNPEPPVDLRLVRDLLKLDRGYYSTTDDSLLRETFSRMKVAGLQVLLRPTILRDAVKSLSLKALYLPDQKRILLDRDLPILKHRWNEAHEIGHDMIPWHIGMMLGDTEQTLTPACHQIMEAEANYAAGQLLFLARRFVEEATASVPSLAYVKSLSKGFGNTMTSTLWRFVEEGHGGRPIVALVTGHPHRSRRKADFDAANPCRYCVESPPFRQRFGTMRETDLFATIVGYCGSQRGGSLGRSEVLLTDLNGDRHVFDFETFFNRHEALTLGYWLRLYNAPVPVRVF, from the coding sequence GTGAAAAACGTCAGCCTCAAAGATCGGACGATCGCCGACATCGACGGACAGGTTGACAAGGTCCTGCGGGGCCTTGGCAACCCCGAGCCGCCGGTCGATCTGCGCCTGGTTCGGGACCTGTTGAAGCTAGACCGCGGCTATTACTCGACCACCGACGACAGTCTTCTGCGCGAAACCTTCTCGCGGATGAAGGTCGCCGGCCTTCAAGTTCTATTGCGCCCGACCATCCTGCGCGATGCGGTCAAGAGTCTCAGCCTGAAAGCGCTCTATCTGCCCGACCAGAAGCGGATCCTGCTCGACCGGGATCTACCCATCCTCAAGCACCGCTGGAACGAGGCCCACGAGATCGGCCACGACATGATCCCTTGGCACATCGGCATGATGTTAGGCGACACCGAGCAGACGCTCACGCCCGCATGTCATCAGATCATGGAGGCGGAGGCGAACTACGCCGCCGGCCAGCTGCTTTTTCTCGCGCGCCGCTTTGTGGAAGAGGCTACGGCTTCGGTTCCGAGCCTTGCCTACGTCAAGAGCCTGAGCAAGGGGTTCGGCAACACCATGACCTCCACGCTCTGGCGCTTTGTCGAAGAAGGCCATGGCGGCCGGCCAATCGTAGCTCTCGTCACCGGGCATCCTCATCGCTCACGCCGCAAGGCCGATTTCGATGCTGCGAACCCATGCCGATATTGCGTTGAATCGCCGCCTTTCCGTCAGCGGTTCGGCACCATGCGCGAGACCGACCTGTTCGCGACGATCGTCGGCTATTGCGGTTCGCAGCGCGGCGGCAGTCTTGGCCGCAGCGAGGTGCTGCTCACGGACCTCAATGGCGATCGGCATGTTTTCGATTTCGAAACGTTCTTCAATCGCCATGAGGCGTTGACCCTGGGCTACTGGCTGCGCCTATACAACGCCCCGGTGCCAGTGCGAGTGTTCTAG
- a CDS encoding helix-turn-helix transcriptional regulator, whose protein sequence is MARARREGDAVIGAGLLAFDPVPEERPATTAQTAAVEETRIAFGKFVNLMRRRRGFSMERLAEVADLDASELLVIEDDVHYVPEPRTVFKLAQTFEVSQRRLMQLAGLAAANDAGFRREAVRFAARSEAVHKLTPEENSALEAFVAVLSEQDPKRVK, encoded by the coding sequence ATGGCTCGGGCACGTCGTGAAGGCGATGCCGTCATCGGCGCCGGCTTGCTCGCGTTCGACCCGGTGCCGGAGGAGCGGCCGGCCACCACCGCACAGACTGCTGCCGTCGAGGAAACCCGCATCGCGTTCGGCAAATTCGTGAACTTGATGCGACGTCGCCGCGGCTTTTCGATGGAACGGCTGGCCGAGGTCGCCGACCTTGACGCCAGCGAGCTCCTCGTGATCGAGGACGACGTCCACTATGTTCCGGAGCCACGAACGGTCTTCAAACTGGCGCAGACCTTCGAGGTGTCGCAGCGGCGCTTGATGCAGCTCGCAGGTCTCGCCGCGGCGAATGATGCCGGCTTCCGGCGAGAAGCTGTGCGATTTGCTGCGCGCTCCGAGGCCGTGCACAAGCTCACGCCGGAAGAGAATTCCGCACTTGAAGCGTTCGTCGCTGTCTTGAGCGAGCAGGATCCCAAACGAGTGAAGTGA
- a CDS encoding GNAT family N-acetyltransferase has translation MTVDVSKIYLLDVATGADVEAELRDAIEQAQLDDWQTKWRPALLTILQELVRKGVPFDQWPQSWHWDWSKKTARVQGLLAFRGFSIVALGETQGMAQVDLTKAAREANQRGKPLVYLDYLEVAPWNRPDLGNAPRLRGVGSALITAAVALSEDEGFKGRLGLHSLPQADNFYRKIGMTDLGQDAAYQNLRYFEMTSEQARAFFEKEENDET, from the coding sequence ATGACGGTCGATGTCTCGAAAATCTATCTTCTCGATGTCGCGACCGGTGCAGATGTCGAAGCCGAGCTGCGCGATGCAATCGAGCAGGCGCAGCTCGACGACTGGCAGACAAAGTGGCGACCAGCCCTCTTGACCATACTTCAGGAGCTTGTGCGCAAGGGCGTACCGTTCGATCAGTGGCCGCAAAGCTGGCACTGGGATTGGAGCAAGAAGACGGCCCGCGTGCAGGGACTGCTGGCCTTCCGCGGATTCAGCATTGTCGCGCTCGGCGAGACGCAAGGCATGGCACAGGTCGATCTGACAAAGGCGGCACGGGAGGCCAACCAGCGCGGCAAGCCGCTCGTTTATCTCGATTACCTCGAGGTCGCTCCCTGGAACCGGCCAGACCTCGGGAACGCTCCGCGCCTGCGCGGCGTCGGTTCAGCCCTGATCACGGCAGCAGTCGCGCTCAGCGAGGACGAGGGCTTCAAGGGACGTCTGGGGCTGCATTCGCTGCCCCAAGCGGATAACTTCTACCGCAAGATCGGGATGACCGATCTGGGGCAGGATGCAGCGTACCAGAATTTAAGATATTTCGAGATGACTAGCGAGCAAGCTCGCGCGTTCTTCGAAAAGGAGGAGAACGATGAAACTTGA
- a CDS encoding ribbon-helix-helix protein, CopG family — MTAKRTMTLNLTDAEMRVLDELSARKDITKTAVLRQALRLYQTIDARVEKGEKLLFENDATKEKAELMLL, encoded by the coding sequence ATGACGGCGAAGCGAACGATGACGCTGAACCTCACCGACGCCGAGATGCGGGTTCTGGACGAATTGTCGGCCCGGAAGGACATCACCAAGACTGCCGTGCTCCGGCAGGCCTTGCGCCTCTATCAAACGATCGATGCTCGGGTCGAAAAGGGCGAAAAGCTCTTGTTCGAGAACGACGCGACGAAGGAGAAGGCGGAGTTGATGCTTCTATGA
- a CDS encoding CBASS oligonucleotide cyclase, which translates to MGRQHVGHDEIATFAQDKVNLPKETADEYRAQARRLREKLEGYLSEHPDFTLKKMLLSGSLAKGTALRSLNDIDIACYISGADAPKDVQALLNYLAERLRKAFPNFNPDQVQPQTYSVTVSFRGTGLDVDVVPILYDGDPKWYGNLVSQDDGSFLKTSIPLHLDFAAKRKRAQEKHFAQVVRLVKFWARRMKQERDGFRFKSFMIEMILAKLCDDGLDFADYPEALQHFFTYVARTDMRSKIVFSDYYPASSVGAFTDTVQIIDPVNATNNVARLYTTANAGAIVDAALDAGDAVDAALAAPNKQLTVAYWQKVFGSSFQA; encoded by the coding sequence ATGGGACGGCAACACGTCGGCCATGACGAGATCGCCACCTTTGCGCAGGACAAGGTGAACCTGCCCAAAGAGACGGCGGATGAGTACCGGGCTCAAGCCCGGCGGCTTCGCGAGAAGCTCGAAGGTTATCTGTCCGAGCATCCGGACTTCACGCTGAAGAAGATGCTTCTCTCGGGCAGCCTGGCGAAAGGCACGGCGCTTCGGTCCCTCAACGACATCGACATCGCCTGCTACATCAGCGGCGCCGACGCGCCGAAGGACGTGCAGGCGCTGCTCAACTATCTCGCCGAGCGACTGCGCAAGGCCTTCCCCAACTTCAACCCCGACCAGGTCCAGCCGCAGACCTATTCCGTCACCGTCTCCTTCCGGGGGACGGGCCTCGATGTCGACGTCGTGCCGATCCTCTATGACGGCGACCCCAAATGGTACGGCAATCTCGTCAGCCAGGACGACGGCTCATTCCTGAAGACGAGCATTCCGCTGCATCTGGATTTCGCCGCCAAGCGGAAGCGCGCCCAGGAGAAGCATTTCGCGCAAGTCGTCCGGCTGGTGAAGTTCTGGGCGCGGCGCATGAAGCAGGAGCGGGACGGCTTCCGCTTCAAATCCTTCATGATCGAGATGATCTTGGCCAAGCTCTGCGATGATGGCCTGGATTTCGCCGACTATCCGGAGGCGCTCCAGCATTTCTTCACTTATGTCGCCCGCACCGACATGCGCTCGAAAATCGTCTTCAGTGATTACTATCCGGCCTCCTCGGTCGGCGCATTCACCGACACGGTGCAGATCATCGACCCCGTGAACGCCACCAACAACGTCGCCCGCCTCTACACGACGGCGAACGCGGGGGCGATCGTCGATGCCGCGCTTGACGCCGGCGATGCGGTCGATGCGGCGCTTGCCGCCCCCAACAAGCAACTGACCGTCGCCTATTGGCAGAAGGTCTTCGGCTCCTCCTTCCAGGCGTGA
- a CDS encoding AAA family ATPase: protein MNTKPTLDELFERRITYPDIDPQARLARLVGLDEQKNRLAKILGLLVNPSGLADWAKKHHPGAQALLDAVLRRPPLVVLAGDVGSGKTELAETIGDAVARQEKIDITLLPLSLSTRGQGRVGEMTQLLSAAFDYTVAEATKLKSASGRSRGAVILLVDEADALAQSREAAQMHHEDRAGVNAFIRGIDRIANAKLPAAVLMCTNRLNALDPAVRRRAADVLSFARPADEQRRFVLSSRLEPIGLGRHHIDALVSATGPQRGGRDHGFTFSDLTQRLLPTIVLDAYPTRAVDGARAVEIARSMVPTPPFRDGELPR from the coding sequence ATGAACACCAAGCCGACCCTCGATGAGCTGTTCGAGCGCCGTATCACCTATCCCGACATCGATCCGCAGGCGCGTCTCGCCCGGCTGGTCGGGCTCGACGAGCAGAAGAACCGGCTTGCGAAGATCCTCGGCCTGCTCGTCAATCCGAGTGGCCTCGCCGACTGGGCGAAGAAGCATCATCCGGGTGCCCAGGCTTTGCTCGACGCGGTGCTGCGGCGCCCGCCACTGGTCGTGCTCGCCGGCGACGTCGGCTCAGGCAAGACGGAGCTTGCCGAGACGATCGGAGATGCGGTGGCGCGACAGGAGAAGATCGACATCACGCTGCTGCCGCTCAGCCTGTCCACCCGCGGCCAGGGCCGGGTCGGCGAGATGACGCAGCTGCTCTCGGCCGCGTTCGACTACACGGTGGCGGAGGCGACCAAGCTCAAATCGGCGTCTGGCCGCTCGCGCGGGGCCGTGATCCTGTTGGTCGATGAGGCCGACGCGCTGGCGCAGTCGCGCGAGGCGGCTCAGATGCACCACGAGGACCGCGCCGGCGTGAACGCCTTCATCCGCGGTATCGACCGGATAGCCAATGCGAAGCTGCCGGCGGCCGTCCTGATGTGCACCAACCGCCTCAATGCGCTCGATCCGGCCGTGCGTCGCCGCGCGGCCGACGTGCTGAGCTTCGCTCGACCCGCGGACGAGCAGCGCCGTTTCGTGTTGTCCAGCCGGCTGGAGCCCATCGGCCTCGGCCGCCATCATATCGACGCCCTGGTCTCGGCGACCGGGCCGCAGCGGGGTGGCCGCGACCACGGCTTCACCTTCTCCGACCTGACGCAACGGCTGCTGCCCACGATCGTGCTAGACGCATATCCGACCAGGGCGGTCGATGGTGCGCGCGCGGTGGAGATAGCCCGGTCGATGGTTCCGACGCCCCCCTTCCGCGACGGCGAGCTGCCGAGGTGA
- a CDS encoding SAVED domain-containing protein gives MTQAVTVRRDGDTFQARLFWYHAARLLDPESPVVRVGFETGPKSFDDIWVEYDAARSAVDQYGDPLRREHMQCKWHVTPDNYGYSHLVDPEFINANARSLLQRAREAQLAYAPQGSGVRFKLVTNWRLDRNDPLREMVGTRSGAMRLERLYGSVTDNSKAGAVRKAWREHLGIDEAELRLLARTLAFGEATDTLDGLRDQLDLLFAYVGLQRIPANQSAFPYDDVVFQWMAQGRLEFDRAGFRAVCAREDLLGAARGGPRVFGVKSFEHAFDRLEERCHAVLDMIPSFDERYIRSDADWETKLYPALRGFLLAAAKDQPRLRLALDAHVTLAFAAGSIINIKSGRQVELEQRSTGRRLWSADDVISDPSWPALVAETVELRGDQPDLAVALGLTHDVSADARRYCETALPNVGRLLILKPNSGSGAQSVTCGRHAFELADSATSAVRAVKADGIGMTHLFIAAPNAFTFFLGQRQTALGHVRLYEFDFDGGRGRSYTAALTLPFAKANA, from the coding sequence ATGACGCAGGCCGTAACCGTCAGGCGCGATGGAGACACCTTCCAGGCGCGGCTGTTCTGGTATCACGCAGCGCGTCTGCTTGACCCGGAGAGCCCAGTCGTGCGTGTGGGCTTCGAGACGGGACCGAAAAGCTTTGACGACATCTGGGTCGAATATGATGCCGCGCGCAGCGCAGTCGACCAATATGGCGACCCGCTGCGGCGCGAGCACATGCAGTGCAAATGGCATGTCACGCCCGACAACTATGGCTACTCCCATTTGGTCGATCCGGAGTTTATCAACGCCAATGCGCGATCGTTGTTGCAACGAGCGCGCGAGGCGCAGCTCGCTTATGCACCCCAAGGCAGCGGCGTAAGGTTCAAACTGGTCACTAACTGGCGCCTCGATCGCAACGACCCGCTGCGCGAAATGGTCGGCACCCGCTCCGGTGCGATGCGGCTCGAGCGGCTATATGGCTCGGTGACCGACAACAGCAAGGCCGGCGCCGTGCGCAAGGCTTGGCGCGAGCATCTCGGCATCGATGAAGCCGAGCTTCGGCTGCTGGCGCGCACGCTCGCCTTTGGCGAGGCGACCGACACTCTCGATGGGCTGCGCGATCAGCTTGACCTGTTGTTTGCCTATGTCGGCCTGCAGCGCATTCCCGCCAACCAGAGCGCGTTCCCCTATGACGATGTCGTCTTCCAGTGGATGGCGCAAGGGCGGCTCGAATTCGACCGCGCTGGCTTCCGCGCCGTCTGCGCCCGGGAAGATCTGCTGGGCGCGGCGCGAGGCGGACCGCGGGTCTTCGGCGTCAAATCCTTCGAGCACGCCTTCGATCGCCTCGAGGAGCGTTGTCATGCCGTGCTGGACATGATCCCGTCCTTTGACGAGCGATATATCCGCAGCGACGCCGACTGGGAAACGAAGCTCTATCCCGCGCTGCGAGGCTTTCTGCTCGCTGCTGCCAAGGACCAGCCGCGCCTGCGGCTTGCGCTTGACGCCCACGTCACGCTGGCCTTCGCCGCCGGCTCCATCATCAACATCAAGTCGGGCCGCCAGGTCGAGCTTGAGCAGCGTAGCACCGGCCGCCGGCTCTGGTCGGCCGATGACGTAATTTCCGATCCGAGCTGGCCGGCCCTCGTCGCGGAAACGGTGGAGCTGAGGGGCGATCAGCCGGATCTCGCCGTCGCGCTTGGCCTGACCCATGACGTTTCGGCCGACGCGCGCCGCTACTGCGAAACCGCGCTTCCAAATGTCGGACGGCTTTTGATCTTGAAGCCGAATTCTGGATCGGGCGCACAATCCGTTACCTGTGGGCGCCACGCTTTCGAACTCGCTGACTCTGCGACCAGCGCGGTTCGGGCCGTGAAGGCCGACGGGATCGGCATGACCCATCTATTCATCGCCGCGCCCAACGCCTTCACGTTCTTTCTCGGCCAGCGCCAGACGGCGCTCGGTCATGTCCGGCTCTACGAGTTCGATTTCGACGGCGGCCGTGGCCGTTCCTACACGGCCGCTTTGACGCTTCCGTTCGCCAAGGCGAACGCATGA
- a CDS encoding Wadjet anti-phage system protein JetA family protein: MSFLDVIPHTLFRQLSSPAHVRNVAILEAIFEQFFDDFAFAPKKSEVLQVIRQVLENPDFRSVSDEDEPSSTSEIAEYVIYARLRDDGWIMEVANRKAAEVYMPREAHALLSSLITLKEELKVDISAEASLIDSGIFAAYQDPVAKVMNIASARRQAVQLRRSIDGVLTSLHRIEKNLMRSEGLADLLAKFMERFVEKILLENYRALKASAYNPMRFQRSILTNTDLFINDEGQIARAAVALADQGMVADIAAAETQIIQDLMRIRAVFAGLGEKLDVIDRFSHRLERRIATTVRYQETARNVREERLRDAIRLAFAHWSAGNDECVTPLVEIPVPYANATLALAKKAREPVEPQTRESKTVDPADVKREQMIDAYVAAMDVTPRAVAERMRRLVPDDGSFFDLDQFEPESARDIAILYEARSGALASNPEFEVRTSAARATNRFVSGPGVLVRRRQGKA; this comes from the coding sequence ATGAGCTTTCTTGATGTCATTCCGCACACGTTGTTTCGCCAGCTGTCGTCGCCGGCGCACGTTCGCAACGTAGCGATCCTGGAAGCCATTTTTGAGCAGTTCTTCGACGATTTTGCTTTCGCGCCGAAGAAATCCGAGGTGCTGCAGGTCATTCGCCAGGTCCTCGAGAACCCCGATTTCCGGAGCGTTTCTGACGAAGACGAGCCGAGCTCGACCAGCGAGATTGCCGAGTACGTTATCTATGCGCGATTGCGGGACGACGGCTGGATCATGGAAGTGGCGAACCGAAAGGCCGCCGAGGTCTACATGCCCCGCGAGGCCCACGCTCTGCTTTCCTCGCTGATCACGCTTAAGGAGGAACTCAAGGTCGACATCTCAGCCGAGGCCAGCCTGATCGACAGCGGCATCTTCGCCGCCTATCAGGATCCCGTGGCCAAGGTCATGAACATTGCCAGTGCGCGCCGACAAGCGGTGCAGTTGCGGCGTTCGATCGACGGTGTCCTGACGTCCCTCCATCGGATCGAAAAAAACCTGATGCGGTCCGAAGGCCTCGCTGACCTTCTGGCCAAATTCATGGAACGCTTTGTCGAGAAGATACTACTGGAGAACTACCGCGCGCTGAAGGCGTCCGCCTATAATCCGATGCGCTTCCAGCGCAGTATCCTGACGAACACCGATCTGTTCATCAACGATGAGGGCCAGATTGCGCGAGCCGCCGTTGCGCTTGCGGATCAGGGCATGGTCGCCGACATCGCCGCAGCCGAAACCCAGATCATCCAGGATCTCATGCGCATCCGTGCTGTGTTCGCCGGTCTCGGAGAAAAGCTGGACGTGATCGACCGCTTTTCGCATCGGCTCGAGCGCCGGATTGCCACAACGGTGCGATACCAGGAGACGGCGCGCAACGTGCGCGAGGAGAGATTGCGGGACGCGATCCGCCTCGCGTTTGCCCACTGGAGCGCCGGCAACGACGAATGCGTCACGCCACTAGTTGAAATCCCGGTTCCTTATGCGAACGCCACCCTGGCTCTGGCGAAGAAAGCGCGCGAGCCGGTCGAACCGCAGACGCGCGAGTCGAAGACGGTCGATCCGGCGGACGTCAAGCGTGAGCAGATGATCGACGCCTATGTCGCCGCCATGGACGTTACTCCCCGCGCCGTCGCCGAACGTATGCGGAGGCTGGTGCCGGATGACGGCAGCTTCTTCGATCTCGACCAGTTCGAGCCGGAATCGGCCCGTGACATCGCCATCCTCTACGAAGCACGGTCCGGTGCGCTTGCATCGAACCCCGAATTCGAAGTGCGCACGAGCGCCGCTCGGGCCACAAACAGATTTGTTTCCGGCCCCGGCGTGCTCGTGCGCCGCAGACAAGGCAAAGCATGA
- a CDS encoding DUF4194 domain-containing protein yields the protein MTYFSRWATRQAAQDPNFSAEQLTETANRLLHRQFVSRGDFGGAAHFDRIASNLDYFKDLFASFGFSFVFNDTWGYAGFVSPVAYGNARVPTQETIVLLCLRMLYNEGAEKGYFVDSSAQILVEEEEIQTVFSSMGSRTLKPGELRSILTTFKRKGLVTFDQNHSLQVSADIHIRPTITEVVDDSFLARIEVWAGQPVRAAEPVYHEDDAADDASDSATESSPS from the coding sequence ATGACCTACTTCTCGCGGTGGGCGACAAGGCAAGCCGCCCAGGACCCTAACTTCAGCGCTGAGCAGCTCACTGAGACGGCCAACCGCCTCCTGCATCGGCAGTTCGTCTCCCGCGGTGATTTCGGCGGAGCTGCGCATTTCGACCGTATCGCGAGCAACCTCGACTATTTCAAAGACCTGTTCGCGAGCTTCGGGTTCAGCTTCGTCTTCAATGACACCTGGGGCTATGCCGGATTCGTCAGCCCGGTCGCCTATGGCAATGCGCGGGTACCGACACAGGAAACCATCGTCCTCCTCTGCCTTCGCATGCTTTACAACGAAGGCGCCGAGAAGGGCTATTTCGTCGACTCGAGCGCGCAGATCCTCGTCGAAGAAGAGGAGATCCAGACCGTCTTTTCCTCCATGGGGTCCCGGACCCTCAAGCCGGGCGAATTGCGATCGATTCTCACGACATTCAAGCGCAAGGGTTTGGTCACGTTCGACCAGAATCATTCGCTGCAAGTGTCCGCCGACATCCACATCCGCCCCACAATCACCGAGGTCGTCGACGATTCTTTCCTGGCTCGCATCGAGGTATGGGCCGGTCAGCCGGTGCGGGCCGCTGAACCTGTCTATCACGAGGATGATGCCGCAGACGATGCCTCCGATAGCGCGACGGAGAGCTCACCATCATGA